The Candidatus Hydrogenedens sp. genome contains the following window.
TTCACTTCTCGGGCTGTAATCGGGCAAAGGGCACAGGTAGGGTCATTGGCAAGTCCCGCAAGATGAACCACAACATCCATCTCATTAAAAAGGTCGGGAAACTCCTGCCAATGACGAATATCGCCTTGAATTATTTCTACATCTGTATTTTTTAACCAATCTGCTTCTTCAGGGAAGCCAAAGCACATACGGTCAAATATACGAACTTTATGTCCCTTCTGTAATAATTCATAAGTAACCCAACATCCTAAATATCCAGCACCGCCTGTAACAAGTATTTTCATTATAATTGACTCCCAAATGTAAAAATATTTACTATAATTCTATCACTAAAATATAAAACAATTATAAATTAAAGGAATTGTTATGCGAAACATCGTATTTATTTTTATATTTTTTTGTTTAATTGTTTTCATCAACCAAAATATTTTTTCTCAAGAAAATCCGTGCTTAAAGGAAATTAAAGACTTAGTCCCTTTTGAGGGAATACCCAATCTATTTCAGTTTTGTGATGGGACCCCAGTAAAAACAGTTCAGGATTGGGAAAAACGCAGAAATGAATTAAAAGATATTCTTATGTTTTATGAATACGGACATTTACCACCACCAGCAAAAATAAAAAAATCGGAATTGATTGTTGAAGAAAAATTTTATAACGACAAAGGTATATACAGAGAATATAGCGTCTATTACGGACCCCCTGATTTCAAGTTGGATGTTATGATGTTTTTACCTGTATCTGCAAAAGAAAAACCCTGTCCTGTTATTCTATTTATACCGAAATTCTGGAAGGAGAATGATGATAATAAAGAAATTGCTATGAAATGTATTGACCGTGGTTATGCTCTCTGTCTCTATGATAAAAGTGTCCTGGACGATGACAGTGGGAACAGAGACCAGATGATATACAAACTATATCCCGATTGTGATTGGGGTTCGTTAGGTGTTTGGGGATGGGGTGCTTTACGCGTTCTCGATTTTCTCGAAACGATTCCTGAAGTGAACACAAAACAATTGACATTAACAGGGCATTCGCGTAGGGGCAAAGCCTCTATGTGGGCAAGTGCAAATGATGAACGAATACCATTAGTCATACCTCAATCCAGTGGAACAGGCGGTTGCGGTTCGTATCGAATTGTAGGAAAAGGGTCAGAGACATTAAAAGCCATTACAACAGATGTTGCTCCTTACTGGTTTGTTCCCCGATTAAAAGATTTTATTGATAAAGAAGACCGACTACCTTTCGACCAGCACTTCTTGAAAGCATTAATTGCTCCGCGTGGACAATTATCCCGTGAATCCTTAGGGGATTTATGGGCAAACCCTATGGGGACCCAAGTAATGCATGAATGCACTGTCCCTGTATACCAATTCTTAGGGGTTCCTGAAAATATTGGGATACATTTTAGGGAGGGCGGGCATGCTTTACAACCTTCCGATTGGGATGTTGTTCTTGATTTCTCAGATTATTTCTTCTTTAAAAAGAATCCGCCAAAAGGACTGAATGTCTTACCCTTTAAAAACACTCCGAAACCATCATGGGCTACATCTAATCCGAACCAGAATAAATAGATATTAAGAGTATTTGATAATAAAAAATGGATATAAGACTAAATATCATTTTAATTAAGATGGCAAAATGACACGATTTGGTGTTTCCCCAAAAAAAGAGCAAGAACTTATCCAATGGATGGAACGGTTGGAAATTAAAGAAGAAGATTTAGAAGAAAGATTTATTTCCTCTCGAGGACCTGGTGGACAAAATGTAAACCATACATCCACAGGCGTTTATATAAAACATACTCCTTCAGGTATTGAGGTAAAAGTAGATACATCTCGTTCCCAATCATTAAATCGTTTCTTTGCTCGACGCAGACTTTGCGAATTGATAGAATATCAACGATATGGAAAAGAATCCTCTCTTATAAAAAAAATAAATAAAGAGAAAAAGCAAAAACAAAGAAGAAATAGGCGCTCAAGAAAAAAATACCTTAAAACAGAACCATCAGAAAAAATAGACCCATCAGATTAGTAGTGTTAATTGTTTGATTAACAAGACATAAGTAATATAACAGAACAGAAAATCTTTTTCTCTATTAAATCAGTTACTTTGCAACACTATCTTGTTTTAGCAAAAGCCATCTCTGGGGAGTAAAGATACTCCCCAGAAATTTCTTAAAAATTATACTTTTACTTTACCATGCCTAATCCAGAAGAATAATGCAATAACAGTTATGACTGTAAAAGCAATGCTGAATACATTAACTAATGGTATCCCTTTTTCAACATTTAACATGACCTGATTAGAGGAAACCGTCTCACGAACATCGGTAACTTCTACCCAGTATAAACCTGCATCATCCGAACTTACTTCTGCGATTTCTAATATAGGTGAATCTGTTCCAATATTTTGAATTTCCTTACCTTTTCCTAACGGCTGGAATTTCCATTGATAGTGTAGTTCAACTAAGCCACCTGTAACTTCTACTTCAAATCGCCATGTATCGCCTTCACTCGCTGTGCCACCTGTAGGCTGTTGGAGAAATTCTGCATGAGAACCAATCACAACCCGTGCTTGTTCTGATTGGACGGTATCTTTCTCATCACGAACTTCAACCCAGTAATTACCCGTCAATGATGGATCTAATTGAGGTGAAATATAAATCGCATCAGTATTTGTACCGGGAGCAGGTTCTGCGTCACGATACCATGTATATTGTTTATTTCCGAAGCCATCGGTTGTTTGAACACTTAATTGGAAATTCGGAGCTTCACCTATATACATTAATACTTCCTGGGGCTGCTGCGTAATCGCCAAATCTTCACCTACATATACCTGACAAATGTTGGATTGTAATCCTTCGCGTTCATCAAGCACATGCACATAATACAACCCTGTATTGGTAGTTGTAGGATTGCCTAAATCAATCGTTGGAGAATTCTCATTTATTTGGACATATCCACTACCATCATCGAACCACCATTCATAATTAAGATTACCCAATCCACCTGACAGTGAAACAGATAAAGTCAATGGCTCATTATACGGCGCGTATTTTACCGCAGGCAGGTTGTTAACAAACTGCATATGTTCTGCAATTACTAATTCTGCTGTATCGGAGTTGATATTATTCTCCGGCACATCATCACTGACTACGCAGTAGTAAGTACCGGAGGCATCTGTAGTTAATGGAGCAATGATATAAGAGGATTGGTTATTAACACCCGGTGCAGGTTGACTATCCTTCATCCACAGGTAACGGATAGTACCATATCCACCACTTACACTGACCTGAAGTGTATGAGAAGTATATTCGCCCACATACACACGCAAGCCAGTTGGTTGAGATGTAATAGTAAGTGGGTCATCCACTATCATTAAGAACACCGCCTCAGAAGTTACACTATCCGTGCCACTATCTTCTATTACTACATCGTAGAAATCTTCATCCGTCTCGCTCAAGTTGTTAAGTGTGAGCATATTTCCACCGGGTTGTTGCTCTGGAGGTAAATTGCCAATACTGGCTCTACGCCATGTATATGTGATAGGTAGAATACCACCATTGATTTCGACAGTAAATTGCACATTTTGTCCCGGATTACGAACAGCGTTTTGCGGCTGCACAGTTATGGTAAGATGTGGCACTACGCTTAATGTCCCTGCTTGAGATACTTTACTTTCCCCATTGCCATCGTTATCTGTCACCACACAACGATAAATACCACTTTCATTATTAGTAGGTGAAGAGACAGTTAATGTACTTGTATCTACGCCTGAAAATGGAGAGGTATTACTTAACGCCTCGCCTCCGTCTAAAATACCGTTATTATTCAGGTCTTTGAACCACTGATACCGATATGGCGTTACTCCACCACTTGCAAGGACAGTTAATTGGACATTCGGTGTCCCTTCATACACTGTAGTCTGACTTGCAGGACCATACACCGCTAACGGGTCGTTTACGGTAATCTGTACGGTATTGGATACCGTCTGCCCATAAGGAATTATACCGAGTTCGTCTGTGATAACGACATCATATTCGCCATTATCTTCGGGACCGGCAGGTGAGAGGTCTAAGTAGGGTAAGTTGGGAGCACCTAACGATACGCCGCCTTTCCGCCAGTCGTAGGATAGAACTCCTTTACCTCCTGTCGCATTTGTAGTTATTAACAGGCTTTGTCCTGTTGTATAATTGCCACCAACAGGTTGTAAAGTAATAGATACAGGGGCGTAAATAATCACACTTGTATTATTATCGCTCAATTCCGTATGTGTGCTATCCGTAACTTCAACTGTATAAATACCTGCATCCGTGAGGGTGGCCGGATTTATGGTCAAAGACGGCGAAGTAGTAATTGCTACTTGCCCTCCATTTTTTAACCAACGATAGGACTTACTCCCTGTTCCACCAATGACCTGTGCATTGATATTAAAGGATGCCCCTTGATAAGTTTCTACAACTGTTGGGTTGAGTGTAATGTCCATACCCACTTTAAAAGAAACATTAATTCCTTCCGGCACTGTAGTTGTCCAGATATTTCCATCAGGAATTGTGCCAAGATTATACGTAGATGAACCATCTACATAAAGTTCTACTTCATGAGCATCTGCTCCGCCATTGTTAACAAGAAAAACTTGTTTAAAATCTTTGAAAGGCGAATTTGAACCTGAAAGAACAACCATTTCGACTAAGTCAACGCCCGGAGTAACTACTTGCGATTTATTCCAGAAATTAGACAATGTAAAACCACCTGTAGCAGGGCCATTAACTAATTGCGGAATTAATGGAGACTGTATTAATAGATTGTAAGGAGCAGGTGCTTTCAAAACCGTGTCATTTGTCGTGTTTCCTGACAAAATATCGTCTGAAAACACAGGATAGTTAGGTGTTCTCATATTTGATATATGAGTAAAACGGCCTATAATGTTGGAACTGGAATCGGAAGTATGATTTTCACAAATAATAGTCCCTGAAGAAGATAAAATAATACTACCGTGTAGTTTTACCATACCCGGTGTGCCTAATCCTCCGTTACCACCTGCACCGGAAGAGCCACTCTGTCCTCCTGAACCGCCAATTCCACCACGACCACCACGAGCACCAGCACCACCAGGACCGCCCCATGTTGTTATTGGGAAACACCATGCTACTGTATTTGCATAATAACCTTGAGTTCCCCCATTTCCTCCTGCTCCCCAGCCCCAATTATCGCATGGGTCTATACCTCCTGAACCCGCATTGGGAGGAATAATAGAACCTCCATTGCCGGGAGCAGATGAGGAAATATTGGTTTGTCCTCCAAATTGAAGAAGACCTCTTGCAGAAAGGACAGCAACACCACCGCCATTTCCACCTTGTCCACCGTCGCGGGCTTTACTTGCTGTTCCACCGTTTCCGCCTGCACCACCAGAACCACCAGCACCTCCATATCCACCTGCTCCTCCAAACCCATCTACTCCAGAACCTCCACAATTATGACATGGTGTATTCCATGCTGCGCCACCTCCGCCACCACTACCGCCACTACCGCCACCTCCTCCTTTTCCACCACCTTGTCCTCCACCACCGCCACCTCCTCCGCCTCCTCCGCCTCCTCCAGAACCTCCTGCCAGAGACAAATTATCTGCAGATGCAATAAAAGAGCCGTTTCCACCAGAAGAACCATTTTGCCCGCTATTCCCGGGAGCTCCTACCGTAGCATTTCCACCATTGCCACCTTCCGTACCATTACCACCAGGACCACCATTATTACACAATACTACACCTGAACCGCCTCCGGGTGAACCTCCATTGCCCGCAGAACCACCATTTGACCATACTGCGGAAGCACCTCCAGCCTCACCTCTGGAACCACCGGTTCCACCGGAACCCATTCCACCAAAACCTGCTTGTCCTGTTGAACCTGCAACACCCGGTTGACCTCCTGAACCTTGATAACCAGAACCGCCCGCAGTACCTCCATAACTTGTCCCGGCCTGTCCATTACCCCCATTGGTATAATCCCCCCCTGCACCACCCGGGGCTGCTCCTGCTCCACTACCATAGGCTGTACCTCCACTACCTCCAGAACCACCATTCCCCCCTGTACCACCTGCTCCACCAACACCACCTCCTGCCCGTCCGGGGACCGTACCAGAAACATCTAAAGTAGTATTCCATGTTATATCTTTAGTAGCACAAATAACTAAAGGATTTGTTCCAGATACATTGACCGTAACACCGGAGGGAACATATATATTCTGAAAATTAAATTTTCCTACATAATTTCCACCACCTATGTCTAACAATTGTCCTTGAATCATAGGACCTGAATTAATGCGATAAAATGGCTGATTTGTATTAGTTCCTGTGTAAAGGGTAAGACTGTCTCCTGAATTTAATTCTAAATTTCCTAAAGTCCCATTACTAAGGTAAATATCTGTTGATGAAAATTGGGGAAGTTTAAAATAATAATTCGGATAAGAGCCTCCTTGATTGGGGTTTCCCGCTGTATCTGTACAACAACTTCCGGGTATTGTAATCGTAACAAATATATCTGAAGCACGGGAGACTGTTATCCCAAAATTATATGTTGCACCATTTCCCGAAAAATCTGTTACCTGAGCGATACCACTACCGGATACAGATAACTGAATATCACTCGAAGTAAAACCCGTTACAGGTTCACTAAAAGTTGCCGTAAAACTCGCATAAGTAGTTTCATTGGGCTGAGAAGTATTCGTGGTTATTAACACGGTAGGAGATGTAGTGTCAATCGTATAGGATTCGCCAGCAGTATAGTTTCCATTTCCCTGACCAAAATTTACACCTAAAGCATTACCCAGAACACGCCAATTTAAATCATACACCGTGTCTCGGTCAATAAAATCAATACTTATATCACCACTACCTGTTCCCCGATTAATTGTTACTGTGCGCGTGCTATCACTACCAGAAACAGATAAGATAGATGCACCACTGAAACCGGCGCCATCTATAACAAAATCGTCTACTGTAACATTCAAAACAGGTTCCGTAAAGGTTACAATAAACTCCAAGGTTGTTGCATTTGTAGGATTTGGAGCCAATGGGTTACGTGCAATAGAAGCGACATAAGGAGGTGTGGTATCCATAAGCCAATTAGCAAAAAATTGATAAAGAGCATGTCCACATAAATCACGATATCCTGTTGTATTCAAATGTATTGGATCATTTCCATTATTTGCAAGAGCCGCACGGGCAGTCGGATATTCAATCAAACCGCCCGGGAAAGGAATATAATTAGGCGGGTCTCCGGGTATAGGACTGGTATTACTAGCAAACGGCGGACGGTAAACAGGTCCTGCATCCCAAAAGCCAGGATGTCCATATCGATAATGTTGTAAACCAAAGTTATGGATATATGCCACCCGATTACGAGTACTTGCGATATTCCTTTTCCGCCAGCCCAACTCCACAAAAGCAGAATTTAATTCACTTGGTGATGGATTATTTAAGTTAGCCTGCATCAGCATAGCCGCTTGATTCCCGGCTAAGGCTAATTCCCAGACATTGACGAAATCATAATCCACTAAACCAACTTTAATGTCAGGACGAAGTGAAAGTATATAATCAACAACTGTCACTAAATCCGTTTCAATTTCATCAAACACATCATTATTGGGTCCAGGCTGGGGTTGCATACCATTCTTCCATTTCCATAAAAGGTCATTACCTCCTAAACTTAAATGAACTATGTCAATGGTTGGATTATTCATAATGGCATTGTAAAGAGAATAAGTACGGACTGGATTGTTATTATCCCGTGGATTTGGCCAATCATCTGCAAAATGTTCTGCCATTGTTCCACCTATAGCAACCTTGTCCCCTTGAACACTCCATTCCCCTAATCCGTAGTAATTCAACACATAGGGCCAAATAGAGTCATTCCAAACAATCTCTGCCCAGCTATCTCCAACAATTAAAATACGCTGCGTTGCAGAGTGTGAAAAAGAAGTAATTCCTAACAATAAAACGGATAAGAATATTAAACGAGCAAAACTTTTGTTGGAATACATACTCATTCTCCTGCAGTTCAAAATTTCCTTCTTTCTTTGTTCTATATATACTTTAACATAAATTGTTACAAAAAAATTCATGAATAAAATTTCTATTATTCTTCTTTTGACAAATAATAATATTTTTTATCAAATTTTCTATCAAAACTATTGATTTTTATATAAAAGATTACTATAATATTAATAGATTAGTTTCTTTACTAATATAAAGGTAAAGATATGAATATAAAGGCTGATACATTTAAGGAGGAAGGCAATGAAAAGGTTTTATCATCTCAAATCTTTTTTTATTCTTATGCTGGCGATATTTGCTGTTGTAAATGGGCATGCTCAAACAGCAAGAATACTCATGGTAGGTGACGATTGGGCAGAAAAAATTTTAGATTATAATGTTTGGGGTAATATTTTAAATTATTATGGTTTTAGTGATGTATCTGTAATTGGAGATACAACAGCCGTTAGCGGCACAAGTGCAGCGGATTGGGCAAACAACATACCTAATCCAAAAGATGGAAACATGCCTATACGAACTTATTCTCTCCAGAATGCACTGTTAAACAACCCCACAGCAGATATTGTTTATTTATCACTCGGTCTTAATGATATATTAAAGAATTGGAAACGAGGGATGTTACCTCAACCCGGGGGTAACGATGATATATTCGATATGATCCAGCAAAATATTCAAAGCGTGGTAGACTACATCTTAACAATTCGACCTGATGTCAGAATTGCGTTAGCAGATTATGATTATATCAATATTTATGAACTCGCTTTTGAAGGGATTGAATCCGCACAGGAATTGTACATACAAATGGACTATCCCTCACCACTACAACTGAATCAGGCATTTTATGAATTAGGTTTAAGGAAAATACTTATCTCTGCAACTCGATATAGGACAGAATACATCCATAGTTTTGGTTTACAACAATATTGGTATGGGCATAATGGATATTATCTTAAAGATACAACCGTTGGTGAAGGAGAAAATTTTACAGATATCTTTTTTCCTCCCTTCCCAATGAACACGACTCCTTATCCGGGTTATCCTCCTTCATACGCTCCCCTTCCCGGTGGAGACATAAATTATCCCTCTCCAATATCTGCCATGGGAGATAACGGAACAGACCCCATTCATTTGAATGAAGAAGGATATAGAATAATATTTGAAAACTCCCTGTTCCAGCATATTTTTTATTGGTTGATAGATATAACTCCTCCTATTGTAGTTTCCATTAAAAGAAACCCAACTGCTTCAAATCCAACGCGAAATTCTACATTAGAATTTATTGTTACATTTAGTGAACCTGTATCTACGGTTACTCCTGCTGATTTTACGATAGATGCTCCCGGATTTACCGGTGCTTCCATTGTATCGGTTACAGGAAGTGGAACTACAAGAACTGTAACCGTTAATCGCGGAACAGGTAATGGTAATTTTAGCATTGATTTTTTAGATAGAGATACCATTGTTGATGATACTTAGAGAATATTAGGAAATAACTTAGGAGTGATATTTGGAAGTGGAAATGGAAATTATACTGCAGGAGAATATTATACAGTAGATACTTCTCGACCACTTGTTCAAATCACACCTACAATCCCATCACCTACAACAAATGATTATACAATCTTTTCTGTAGAATTTACCGAACCTGTAAAAGGGTTTACTGCGGAAGATATTACATTAACAACATCAGGAAACGGGTCTGCACAAGTAACAAATTTTTCGGGCAGTGGAGCCAATTATATCTTTCATCTTAATGTAAACCGCAGTTCTGACTTCTATGTGAATGTTATTATTAATGCAGGGGTTTGTACGGACCTTGTAGGAAATACCAATTATGGAGAAACATATTCAAATTATTTATTTCAGGAGCCAGCTTTTACAATCAATGAACTTTATAGAAGTAATGGTAAACTTGGAGATTTAATTTTAAATTCGGGAGATATACTAACAATTTATACAGGAGATCAAATATATCAACCTTTCTATAGAGTAAATGGAGGACTTGCAATTTCTGGTCGTTCTGTTGATATTGGAGGAGGGGATTATGCTGGAAAATTGGACTTTCAATCCATCTATGTGCCTTCTGGAGTTACAGTAAATGTGTCTGGAACAAATCCATTGGTTATATCTGCCACAAAAGACATTACATGGAATACGACATTGGATGTTTCAGGAACTGTTCCGGGTAGGGCTGGTGGAGGAACTGGCGGTAGTGGTGGTTCCGGTGGAGCAGGCGGGACAGGTGGAGCAGGTGGCTCTAACGGTGGTTATGGAGGAGCTGAAGCGGCAGGTGGAGCGGGAGGAAATGATAGTAATGGTGGAAATGGTCAAAATGGAACTTCTAATCCTGGAACTGCTGGTGAATCAGGTTTTGCTGGTAATCCAGGAGAAGCAGGTGCAAATGGTCCCAATGGTCAATTAGGCTTCGGTCGGCAAGGTACTGCAGGAAGTGGAGGAACAGGAGGTACGGCGGGAGGACCTTCTTCACAGTTGGCAAATGGAGGTAGTGCAGGAAGTGGTGGCTCTATTGGAACAGGAAGTTCAGCCCAAAATTGTGCAAGTGCACCTACTGGTGGAAGTGGAGGAAACGGTTCTAATGGAGGTAATGCCACTATCACGGGTGCCAGTGGTCTTTCAGGCGGGAATGGAAGCAATGGCACTCATGCAGAGTTTACAGCTCCTGCAAACAATCTAAATCTTGCTGCTGGTAATGGTGGAGGTGCTGGCGGTGGTGGCGGCGGCGGTGGTGGCGGACAAGGGGGCGGACAAGGGGGTGGAGGTGGTAGTGGTGGCAGTGGTGGTGGCGGTGGGATGGCAAGAACAAACACATGTAGTCAATGTGGAACATCTCAAAATGGTTACGGAGGATTTGGTGGTGCTGGTGGTGCAGGTGGCAGGGGAGGAGCAGGTGGACAAGGTGGAACTGCAAGTAAAGGTAGTAATGGAGGACAAGGCGGAAATGGAGGAGGATGTATAGTTCTTGCTGCTCGTGGTCTATTAAATTTTGGAGGGGTTATTGATATTTCAGCAGGTCCTCCACAAAATGGAGGTGCTGTTGTTCCATCAAATCCCGGTTCCTCTGGTATAAACCCAGGTAATAACTGGGATACAGGCGGGAATGGTTTTCCTGGTGGTTCGGGCATTTATGGCTTTCTATACGGTGCAACTTGCTATCCTATCACAGTATTAGGTGGTAATGGAGGAAATGGAGGAAGAGGTGGTGCTGGTGGAGTAGGTAGTTCGGGTGGCGCCAGTGGCTTATCCGGTGCTGGTGGTAATGGAGGGCGTGGAACACCAGGTATGGTTAAACTGCATGGAACTATTGTCTTTGCGGGAACAGGTTCAATTGCATGCAACAACTACACAACTTTAACAGACAATATTTATCGAGGGAGATTTACTTCTATATCGAACATGGCAACTCCGCAAAATCCTGCGTTTCTGGATAATATCCTCTTTGGAATCGCACGAAATCTTACTGTATTGCAAGCCCCAAAACCTTATGACCCCACAGAAATGGGATACCTTATCCCACAATTAATCGGCGGTCCTGCTTCTGGAGGCTTTACAGAGCCTGATTTCTGGAATAAAAGTCTGGTTGTTACACCTAAAAATGATTTGGTTGAACTTGTTGTGTTAGAAGGAAGCAATTCTATATTTAACTTAGTAAAACAAATATTTATTGTCAATAATGGAGGTGCCGATGCTAACGATGTGGTGCTGAATGTAAGTGGAGAAAATCCATATCTCATTGGGACCATACCCGATGGTGCAATATGGACAACAACAATTCCAAATTCAAGAACGGCTTCTATTAAAGTTGGCATGGACATTACTATTTCTCCTCAAAATACAGAAATACATACAGGAGACACTTTAACACTTAATGCCCAGGTAGTCGGTGGAACAGGAAACAAATCTTATCGCTGGCTGAAAGATGGGCAAGAAGTAGCCATTACGGCTGTCCCCTTCTTATATATATATAATGTTACTACTCAACACACAGGTGTTTATACTGTAGAGGTCACAGATAGCACCCACACAGAAAGTAGTGATAATTCCTCTACTGTGGTTGTTTATCCCGCTGTTAATATTGTTCAATCACCTATGGGTGGTATGTTTAACAAAGGTGATAATCTTGTTCTTTCGGTCAAAGCAACAGGTGGAAAAGGAAAATTGCATTATGTATGGAAAAGGAATAATACAAGTTTATCTGCTCCTGATATGCCCTATTTACTACTTTCGCCGGCAGGACCTGAAGATAGCGGTAGTTATTCTGTTGAAGTGTATGATGAAATAGGCACCGCACCTTTTGGACGCGTGGAAACAGGAAGTATTGAAATATTCGTTCAAAATACATTGAGCGTTCATGGTCCTTGTCCCGTTTGGGTATATGAGGGAACGGTTGCAGTTCCACTTGTAGTTATACCCAGTGGAGGAACCCCTGGATATCATTATCAATGGTTTAAGGATGAAAATAATAATGGTGAATTGGATACAGGTGAAGCATTAACAAATTCAGTAAAATATAATGGAGTAGATACGAATACTTTAACAATAAATAATATTTTGCTAAACGATACGGGGATATATCGTTGTGCTGTAACTGATAATGATGGGACAGGGACAACTATAATATCACCATCAGGGTATTTACATGTTCAGGAAGAACTTACCATTATATTACATCCTGAATCAACAGTCCGTAATCCGGGACAATCTGTGCTTTTCCGAGTAGAAACATCCGGAGGAATACAACCTTTGGTCTACAAATGGTATGGAAATAGTCAAGGTTTATTAAAAACTGCTTTACAACCTTCAGGGAAAGAACTTGCTCTCTCCAATTTAACCGAAACAAATGAAGACCTTTATTTTGTCCAGATACAAGATGCAGGATATAGAACTGTAATATCTAACAATGCGCAACTTATTATAGTTGATAATCCTCTAACAATTACGACCCATCCCGTAGGGATACATGCCTATACAGATGAATTTCCTACATATACTTTATCTGTTGGAACGGAA
Protein-coding sequences here:
- a CDS encoding immunoglobulin domain-containing protein; translated protein: MYSNKSFARLIFLSVLLLGITSFSHSATQRILIVGDSWAEIVWNDSIWPYVLNYYGLGEWSVQGDKVAIGGTMAEHFADDWPNPRDNNNPVRTYSLYNAIMNNPTIDIVHLSLGGNDLLWKWKNGMQPQPGPNNDVFDEIETDLVTVVDYILSLRPDIKVGLVDYDFVNVWELALAGNQAAMLMQANLNNPSPSELNSAFVELGWRKRNIASTRNRVAYIHNFGLQHYRYGHPGFWDAGPVYRPPFASNTSPIPGDPPNYIPFPGGLIEYPTARAALANNGNDPIHLNTTGYRDLCGHALYQFFANWLMDTTPPYVASIARNPLAPNPTNATTLEFIVTFTEPVLNVTVDDFVIDGAGFSGASILSVSGSDSTRTVTINRGTGSGDISIDFIDRDTVYDLNWRVLGNALGVNFGQGNGNYTAGESYTIDTTSPTVLITTNTSQPNETTYASFTATFSEPVTGFTSSDIQLSVSGSGIAQVTDFSGNGATYNFGITVSRASDIFVTITIPGSCCTDTAGNPNQGGSYPNYYFKLPQFSSTDIYLSNGTLGNLELNSGDSLTLYTGTNTNQPFYRINSGPMIQGQLLDIGGGNYVGKFNFQNIYVPSGVTVNVSGTNPLVICATKDITWNTTLDVSGTVPGRAGGGVGGAGGTGGNGGSGGSGGTAYGSGAGAAPGGAGGDYTNGGNGQAGTSYGGTAGGSGYQGSGGQPGVAGSTGQAGFGGMGSGGTGGSRGEAGGASAVWSNGGSAGNGGSPGGGSGVVLCNNGGPGGNGTEGGNGGNATVGAPGNSGQNGSSGGNGSFIASADNLSLAGGSGGGGGGGGGGGGGGQGGGKGGGGGSGGSGGGGGAAWNTPCHNCGGSGVDGFGGAGGYGGAGGSGGAGGNGGTASKARDGGQGGNGGGVAVLSARGLLQFGGQTNISSSAPGNGGSIIPPNAGSGGIDPCDNWGWGAGGNGGTQGYYANTVAWCFPITTWGGPGGAGARGGRGGIGGSGGQSGSSGAGGNGGLGTPGMVKLHGSIILSSSGTIICENHTSDSSSNIIGRFTHISNMRTPNYPVFSDDILSGNTTNDTVLKAPAPYNLLIQSPLIPQLVNGPATGGFTLSNFWNKSQVVTPGVDLVEMVVLSGSNSPFKDFKQVFLVNNGGADAHEVELYVDGSSTYNLGTIPDGNIWTTTVPEGINVSFKVGMDITLNPTVVETYQGASFNINAQVIGGTGSKSYRWLKNGGQVAITTSPSLTINPATLTDAGIYTVEVTDSTHTELSDNNTSVIIYAPVSITLQPVGGNYTTGQSLLITTNATGGKGVLSYDWRKGGVSLGAPNLPYLDLSPAGPEDNGEYDVVITDELGIIPYGQTVSNTVQITVNDPLAVYGPASQTTVYEGTPNVQLTVLASGGVTPYRYQWFKDLNNNGILDGGEALSNTSPFSGVDTSTLTVSSPTNNESGIYRCVVTDNDGNGESKVSQAGTLSVVPHLTITVQPQNAVRNPGQNVQFTVEINGGILPITYTWRRASIGNLPPEQQPGGNMLTLNNLSETDEDFYDVVIEDSGTDSVTSEAVFLMIVDDPLTITSQPTGLRVYVGEYTSHTLQVSVSGGYGTIRYLWMKDSQPAPGVNNQSSYIIAPLTTDASGTYYCVVSDDVPENNINSDTAELVIAEHMQFVNNLPAVKYAPYNEPLTLSVSLSGGLGNLNYEWWFDDGSGYVQINENSPTIDLGNPTTTNTGLYYVHVLDEREGLQSNICQVYVGEDLAITQQPQEVLMYIGEAPNFQLSVQTTDGFGNKQYTWYRDAEPAPGTNTDAIYISPQLDPSLTGNYWVEVRDEKDTVQSEQARVVIGSHAEFLQQPTGGTASEGDTWRFEVEVTGGLVELHYQWKFQPLGKGKEIQNIGTDSPILEIAEVSSDDAGLYWVEVTDVRETVSSNQVMLNVEKGIPLVNVFSIAFTVITVIALFFWIRHGKVKV
- a CDS encoding peptide chain release factor-like protein; translated protein: MTRFGVSPKKEQELIQWMERLEIKEEDLEERFISSRGPGGQNVNHTSTGVYIKHTPSGIEVKVDTSRSQSLNRFFARRRLCELIEYQRYGKESSLIKKINKEKKQKQRRNRRSRKKYLKTEPSEKIDPSD